The DNA sequence ATCGCTGCTGGGGCCGTCGGGCTGCGGCAAGACCACGCTTCTCAAGATCATCGCGGGGCTGCTGGAACCGAGTTCGGGCGAGGTCGAGGTCAACGGGCGCAAGGTGTCGGGCCCCGGGCCGGACCGGGCCTTTGTCTTCCAGGATTTCGCGCTGATGCCCTGGGCGACGGTGATGCGCAACGTGACCTTCGGGCTGGAAATGCGCGGCACGGCCCGGTCCGAACGCGAGGGGATCGCCGAGAAATACATCAGGGAGGTCGGGCTGGCCGGGTTCGAACGCAGCTATCCGCACGAACTTTCGGGCGGCATGCGCCAGCGCGTGGGGCTTGCCCGGGCGCTGGCGGTGAACGCGGATGTCCTGTTGATGGACGAACCGTTTTCGGCGGTCGACGAACAG is a window from the Marinibacterium anthonyi genome containing:
- the tauB_4 gene encoding Taurine import ATP-binding protein TauB; this encodes MSQIERVVELPLPKSAVSVRHISKNFGAVQALSDMSLEFPAGQLTSLLGPSGCGKTTLLKIIAGLLEPSSGEVEVNGRKVSGPGPDRAFVFQDFALMPWATVMRNVTFGLEMRGTARSEREGIAEKYIREVGLAGFERSYPHELSGGMRQRVGLARALAVNADVLLMDEPFSAVDEQTRRKFQEDLLALVQNEKKTFIFVTHSIEEAVYVSDQIAILLPRPSRVSEIIRPSNFRNKGIDNIRRDPEYLDIVDEIWASLRTYVE